One region of Turicibacter bilis genomic DNA includes:
- a CDS encoding thioredoxin family protein, giving the protein MNEITSVEQYHEVIMNENAIILFTANWCPDCMVIKPFMPSIVEKYNEYNFYTINRDQLMDLCVELEIFGIPSFVAFKGGQEVGRFVNKERKTRQQIEEFIESLA; this is encoded by the coding sequence GTGAACGAAATTACAAGTGTTGAACAATATCATGAAGTGATTATGAATGAAAATGCGATTATTTTATTTACAGCTAATTGGTGTCCAGATTGTATGGTCATTAAACCATTCATGCCAAGTATCGTAGAAAAGTATAATGAGTATAATTTTTATACGATTAACCGTGATCAGTTGATGGATTTATGTGTTGAGTTAGAGATTTTTGGAATTCCAAGTTTTGTTGCTTTTAAAGGTGGACAAGAAGTTGGGCGCTTCGTTAATAAAGAACGTAAAACACGTCAACAAATTGAAGAATTCATTGAATCATTAGCGTAA
- a CDS encoding DNA translocase FtsK, which yields MKKRKIFDIEKVGFGDEVTVSPAPKPISKNESKVMTQPTVKPIVKSVVDRPQAILSPEVNVKKERHISTSTQPNSSRMNTSSTSKASGYKPVEFVSPISGRRIHQPKTVHLAHGQYQLSTASMVEENKDKPLVEEVQIETHLRDEGSEVVSVLNDELHELFESEDEAQVCPSFTTANDAIELEKDETTIDRPLSDETEDVIVVNNEKEIVEEVPMEDVDASVTYEIKDGLLSDIASEVKELAETIVETINKAQGVLDVSERDEVDEVTPLSEESIDEMKEEITEEVIIESEEGTIASEVNDDEALEKVAEVVAVESDDEIIGSEAKEDEALVEERDGEIAKSVASIVQSSQELELDDVLSLLNEEEKAPSIFEALLSEDEAHQEQVSDLGIDDVLTLLQEEEKQTSLLDQILNHSQEQASLEETLSDEIEDEMFTEQDESEFFDDENFCDEVLEQVRIEEEEVEAIYYETPPLSLLKEPTHSETMDEEWIVNKMEILEQTFLDFGVKVRLTGEYTQGPTVTQIEIQPESGTKLNKITGLSDDLKLSLSVEELRIEPIPGKNTIGVEIPNPKRKMVFLKEILSKPEFILHESPLCIGLGQDVSGQPVYADISTMPHGLIAGQTGSGKSVCINTLLVSMLYKASPEDVRVMLVDPKRVELAPYNAIPHLITPVICDERKAAQGLKWAVDEMERRYELFATNGVRDIKSFNERRHEFEMSYAKLPYILIVIDELADLMMVSAQEVEDCIMRITQKARAAGIHLIVATQRPTVDVITGTIKSNIPSRIAFAVAQANDSRVILDETGAQNLLGQGDMLWSSSGSKVKRVQGAYISSDEIDAIVACVKQQGKPKYLISDEVFQKGSSSIQSDTDPLLYDAMNFIFDRGHATVSSLQTRLRIGFNRAARIIDTLEMNGWIGEPQGAQKQREIKISREEFEAMKDQTRF from the coding sequence ATGAAAAAACGTAAAATTTTTGATATTGAGAAAGTGGGCTTTGGGGATGAAGTGACAGTTTCACCAGCACCAAAGCCAATCTCAAAAAATGAATCAAAGGTAATGACTCAACCTACCGTAAAACCTATTGTAAAATCGGTAGTCGATCGTCCTCAGGCTATTTTAAGTCCAGAGGTGAACGTGAAAAAAGAAAGACATATTTCAACTAGTACTCAACCTAATTCGTCTCGAATGAATACTTCTTCAACATCAAAAGCTTCAGGTTATAAACCTGTTGAATTCGTGTCACCGATTAGTGGACGTCGTATTCATCAACCAAAGACGGTACACTTAGCACACGGTCAATATCAACTTTCAACAGCATCTATGGTTGAAGAAAATAAAGATAAGCCTTTGGTTGAAGAGGTACAAATTGAGACTCATCTAAGGGATGAGGGAAGTGAAGTTGTCTCAGTTCTCAATGATGAATTACATGAGCTTTTCGAATCTGAAGACGAAGCTCAAGTTTGTCCCAGTTTTACAACTGCGAACGATGCTATTGAACTGGAAAAAGACGAAACAACAATTGATCGACCATTATCAGATGAAACAGAAGATGTCATCGTTGTAAATAATGAGAAAGAGATTGTTGAAGAAGTGCCAATGGAAGATGTGGATGCATCAGTCACTTATGAAATAAAAGATGGTTTATTGAGTGATATCGCTAGTGAAGTTAAAGAGTTAGCTGAAACCATCGTCGAAACAATTAATAAAGCACAAGGTGTGTTAGACGTTTCAGAACGAGACGAAGTAGATGAGGTGACTCCACTAAGTGAAGAATCTATCGATGAGATGAAAGAAGAAATCACAGAAGAAGTTATCATTGAATCTGAGGAGGGAACTATCGCCTCAGAAGTGAATGACGATGAAGCATTAGAAAAAGTAGCAGAAGTAGTTGCTGTTGAATCTGACGACGAAATTATAGGTTCAGAAGCGAAGGAAGATGAAGCGTTAGTCGAAGAGAGAGACGGCGAGATTGCTAAATCTGTGGCATCCATAGTTCAATCTTCTCAAGAGTTAGAGTTAGATGATGTTTTATCTTTATTAAATGAGGAAGAAAAAGCACCTTCGATTTTTGAGGCGTTGTTATCTGAAGATGAAGCTCATCAGGAACAAGTAAGTGATTTAGGAATTGATGATGTCTTAACTCTTCTACAAGAAGAGGAAAAACAAACCTCACTGCTTGATCAAATTTTGAATCATTCTCAAGAGCAAGCCTCTCTTGAAGAGACATTAAGTGATGAAATAGAAGATGAGATGTTCACGGAACAGGATGAATCCGAATTCTTCGATGATGAAAACTTCTGTGATGAAGTGTTAGAACAAGTTCGAATCGAAGAAGAGGAAGTTGAAGCGATTTATTATGAAACGCCACCTTTATCATTATTAAAAGAGCCAACTCATTCAGAAACAATGGATGAAGAGTGGATTGTTAATAAAATGGAAATTTTAGAACAGACATTCCTTGATTTTGGAGTGAAAGTTCGATTAACAGGAGAGTATACCCAAGGTCCAACGGTTACTCAAATTGAAATTCAGCCTGAATCTGGAACGAAGCTAAATAAAATAACAGGCCTTTCAGATGATTTAAAATTAAGTCTATCAGTTGAGGAATTACGTATTGAACCTATTCCAGGAAAAAATACCATTGGTGTAGAAATACCGAATCCTAAACGTAAGATGGTCTTTCTAAAGGAAATCTTATCAAAACCTGAGTTTATCTTACATGAAAGTCCGCTTTGTATCGGTCTGGGTCAAGATGTATCTGGACAACCTGTTTATGCAGATATCTCAACGATGCCTCATGGACTCATCGCAGGGCAAACCGGATCAGGGAAAAGTGTCTGCATCAATACACTATTAGTCAGTATGCTATATAAAGCAAGTCCAGAAGATGTTCGTGTGATGCTAGTTGATCCAAAACGTGTCGAATTAGCACCGTATAACGCTATTCCTCATTTAATTACGCCTGTGATTTGTGATGAACGCAAAGCAGCTCAAGGTTTAAAGTGGGCCGTTGATGAGATGGAGCGTCGTTATGAACTATTTGCCACAAATGGAGTACGAGACATTAAATCATTTAATGAAAGACGACACGAATTTGAAATGAGTTATGCGAAGCTTCCATATATTTTAATTGTTATTGATGAGTTGGCAGACCTGATGATGGTATCAGCACAAGAAGTCGAAGACTGTATTATGCGAATTACGCAAAAGGCACGTGCGGCGGGAATTCATTTAATTGTTGCGACGCAACGTCCAACGGTAGATGTGATTACCGGAACGATTAAATCCAATATTCCAAGCCGAATTGCTTTTGCAGTTGCTCAAGCAAATGATTCACGTGTCATTTTAGATGAAACTGGGGCACAAAATCTTCTTGGTCAAGGTGACATGCTTTGGTCTTCAAGTGGCTCAAAAGTGAAACGTGTTCAAGGTGCTTATATTTCAAGTGATGAAATTGATGCGATCGTTGCTTGTGTGAAACAACAAGGGAAACCAAAGTATTTAATTTCAGATGAAG